One window of the Penaeus vannamei isolate JL-2024 chromosome 31, ASM4276789v1, whole genome shotgun sequence genome contains the following:
- the LOC113829873 gene encoding RNA-binding protein lark isoform X3: MPPKTKIFVGKLPPTCKDFELRKLFERFGEVTECSILGNYAFVHMKTEDQAGNAIRNLNNWDLNGFKISVEQSTGEKRAGGMGGMAGGRGMGGGFRGRGGPMRGRGMGRPGPYDRRPPMGDRYGPPPPGPPPPAPPMRNGYYDDYERRDRRPLPPAGGLDRRPPPPPMPREPAYRDPYDRYDSYERMPPPPMGRRTPPPMDRRPPPMGYDRRDDPYGDMYGPRADYPGPPRDMPPRRF, from the exons ATGCCACCGAAGACTAAGATCTTCGTTGGCAAGCTGCCGCCAACGTGTAAGGATTTTGAGCTGCGAAAATTGTTCGAACGTTTTGGTGAAGTCACAGAATGTTCAATCCTTGGCAATTATGCCTTTGTACACATGAAGACAGAAGATCAGGCAGGCAATGCTATCAGGAACTTGAACAACTGGGACCTCAATGGCTTCAAAATTAGTGTAGAG CAATCCACGGGTGAGAAGCGAGCAGGTGGTATGGGTGGTATGGCTGGTGGAAGAGGTATGGGTGGGGGCTTCCGAGGGCGTGGTGGCCCAATGAGGGGAAGAGGCATGGGCAGACCAGGTCCATATGACCGCAGACCACCAATGGGTGATCGATATGGCCCACCTCCCCCTGGGCCCCCACCACCTGCTCCCCCCATGAGAAACGGATATTATGATGATTACGAGCGCAGAGACCGTCGCCCACTGCCACCTGCAGGTGGTCTGGACAGgcgccccccacctccccccatgcCCAGGGAGCCCGCATACAGAGATCCCTATGACCGATACGATTCATATGAACGTATGCCCCCTCCACCTATGGGCAGGCGCACCCCACCACCCATGGACAGGCGGCCACCTCCCATGGGCTATGATCGCAGAGATGACCCTTACGGAGACATGTATGGACCACGAGCCGA CTACCCCGGTCCTCCCCGTGACATGCCCCCCCGACGCTTTTAG
- the LOC113829873 gene encoding RNA-binding protein lark isoform X1 produces the protein MPPKTKIFVGKLPPTCKDFELRKLFERFGEVTECSILGNYAFVHMKTEDQAGNAIRNLNNWDLNGFKISVEQSTGEKRAGGMGGMAGGRGMGGGFRGRGGPMRGRGMGRPGPYDRRPPMGDRYGPPPPGPPPPAPPMRNGYYDDYERRDRRPLPPAGGLDRRPPPPPMPREPAYRDPYDRYDSYERMPPPPMGRRTPPPMDRRPPPMGYDRRDDPYGDMYGPRAERDMYGGGREMFPPRGRSPPRRSPPRRYPGPPRDMPPRRF, from the exons ATGCCACCGAAGACTAAGATCTTCGTTGGCAAGCTGCCGCCAACGTGTAAGGATTTTGAGCTGCGAAAATTGTTCGAACGTTTTGGTGAAGTCACAGAATGTTCAATCCTTGGCAATTATGCCTTTGTACACATGAAGACAGAAGATCAGGCAGGCAATGCTATCAGGAACTTGAACAACTGGGACCTCAATGGCTTCAAAATTAGTGTAGAG CAATCCACGGGTGAGAAGCGAGCAGGTGGTATGGGTGGTATGGCTGGTGGAAGAGGTATGGGTGGGGGCTTCCGAGGGCGTGGTGGCCCAATGAGGGGAAGAGGCATGGGCAGACCAGGTCCATATGACCGCAGACCACCAATGGGTGATCGATATGGCCCACCTCCCCCTGGGCCCCCACCACCTGCTCCCCCCATGAGAAACGGATATTATGATGATTACGAGCGCAGAGACCGTCGCCCACTGCCACCTGCAGGTGGTCTGGACAGgcgccccccacctccccccatgcCCAGGGAGCCCGCATACAGAGATCCCTATGACCGATACGATTCATATGAACGTATGCCCCCTCCACCTATGGGCAGGCGCACCCCACCACCCATGGACAGGCGGCCACCTCCCATGGGCTATGATCGCAGAGATGACCCTTACGGAGACATGTATGGACCACGAGCCGA GCGTGACATGTACGGAGGTGGACGGGAAATGTTCCCTCCTCGTGGAAGATCCCCTCCCCGACGCAGTCCACCACGCCG CTACCCCGGTCCTCCCCGTGACATGCCCCCCCGACGCTTTTAG
- the LOC113829873 gene encoding RNA-binding protein lark isoform X2 codes for MPPKTKIFVGKLPPTCKDFELRKLFERFGEVTECSILGNYAFVHMKTEDQAGNAIRNLNNWDLNGFKISVEQSTGEKRAGGMGGMAGGRGMGGGFRGRGGPMRGRGMGRPGPYDRRPPMGDRYGPPPPGPPPPAPPMRNGYYDDYERRDRRPLPPAGGLDRRPPPPPMPREPAYRDPYDRYDSYERMPPPPMGRRTPPPMDRRPPPMGYDRRDDPYGDMYGPRAERDMYGGGREMFPPRGRSPPRRSPPRRLNWDMTSMG; via the exons ATGCCACCGAAGACTAAGATCTTCGTTGGCAAGCTGCCGCCAACGTGTAAGGATTTTGAGCTGCGAAAATTGTTCGAACGTTTTGGTGAAGTCACAGAATGTTCAATCCTTGGCAATTATGCCTTTGTACACATGAAGACAGAAGATCAGGCAGGCAATGCTATCAGGAACTTGAACAACTGGGACCTCAATGGCTTCAAAATTAGTGTAGAG CAATCCACGGGTGAGAAGCGAGCAGGTGGTATGGGTGGTATGGCTGGTGGAAGAGGTATGGGTGGGGGCTTCCGAGGGCGTGGTGGCCCAATGAGGGGAAGAGGCATGGGCAGACCAGGTCCATATGACCGCAGACCACCAATGGGTGATCGATATGGCCCACCTCCCCCTGGGCCCCCACCACCTGCTCCCCCCATGAGAAACGGATATTATGATGATTACGAGCGCAGAGACCGTCGCCCACTGCCACCTGCAGGTGGTCTGGACAGgcgccccccacctccccccatgcCCAGGGAGCCCGCATACAGAGATCCCTATGACCGATACGATTCATATGAACGTATGCCCCCTCCACCTATGGGCAGGCGCACCCCACCACCCATGGACAGGCGGCCACCTCCCATGGGCTATGATCGCAGAGATGACCCTTACGGAGACATGTATGGACCACGAGCCGA GCGTGACATGTACGGAGGTGGACGGGAAATGTTCCCTCCTCGTGGAAGATCCCCTCCCCGACGCAGTCCACCACGCCG gTTAAACTGGGACATGACCAGTATGGGTTGA
- the LOC113830094 gene encoding uncharacterized protein, which yields MGNVRAGVGVAAVLLWAAVGVQGHGRLIEPPSRSSAWRYGFNTPPNYNDHEIYCGGYARQWGKNGGKCGPCGDPWDAPQPRDNEGGGKYGRGVIVKKYKHSSIVNLGVQLTANHMGFFEFRLCPHNQPNKPVTNECLDQNVLQKADGSGTRYYPGPGAKTFYSRYRLPLGLTCKQCVLQWRYVAGNNWGKCENGTGMVGCGPQEQFRSCSDITITEEDGYADETPSYVPDYDDYNEVDTETQEGLPKVPEDTANHVGHIVALTLSFLLVVLVLFGLVVYFYWARDAFKGFMKSQAGRWSKTPPPVPTSAPQKSSIITISGPIGAPPPVPPRRQRSVSGGEPALNSDQREIRSISAPTRVTINGIAVRPSGADNGISQARLHVPDD from the exons aTACGGCTTCAACACGCCGCCCAACTACAACGACCACGAGATCTACTGCGGCGGCTACGCGAGGCAGTGGGGGAAGAACGGCGGGAAGTGCGGCCCGTGCGGGGACCCCTGGGACGCGCCGCAG CCTCGCGACAATGAAGGGGGCGGCAAGTATGGAAGAGGAGTAATCGTAAAGAAATACAAGCACAGCAGCATTGTGAACCTTGGAGTCCAGCTCACAGCCAACCATATGGGATTCTTCGAGTTCCGCCTGTGTCCCCACAACCAGCCCAACAAGCCTGTTACAAATGAATGTCTGGATCAGAATGTTTTGCAGAAGGCTGATGGGTCTGGTACACG GTATTATCCTGGTCCAGGTGCCAAGACCTTCTATTCAAGATACCGCCTTCCCCTTGGACTGACCTGCAAGCAATGTGTTTTGCAGTGGCGTTATGTAGCAGGCAATAACTGGGGTAAATGTGAAAATGGCACAGGAATGGTTGGCTGTGGACCTCAGGAACAGTTCCGGTCTTGTTCAGATATCACCATCACAGAAGAAGATGGATATGCTGATGAAACACCAAGTTATGTACCAGACTATGATGATTACAACGAAGTTGACACCGAGACTCAGGAAGGATTGCCCAAAGTACCAGAAGACACTGCCAACCATGTGGGACACATTGTGGCACTCACCCTATCCTTCCTGTTGGTTGTGCTGGTCTTGTTTGGTCTCGTTGTATACTTCTACTGGGCTCGTGATGCTTTCAAAGGCTTCATGAAGAGCCAAGCAGGGCGCTGGTCAAAGACTCCTCCACCTGTACCAACCTCCGCTCCTCAAAAGAGCTCTATTATTACAATTTCTGGACCTATTGGAGCACCTCCACCAGTTCCTCCCCGCCGTCAGCGATCTGTATCAGGTGGAGAACCTGCTTTGAATTCTGATCAGAGAGAGATACGATCAATTAGTGCTCCTACTAGGGTAACTATCAATGGCATTGCTGTACGTCCTAGTGGTGCTGATAATGGCATTTCACAAGCTCGACTCCATGTGCCTGATGATTGA